A genomic window from Ischnura elegans chromosome 10, ioIscEleg1.1, whole genome shotgun sequence includes:
- the LOC124166702 gene encoding 3-ketodihydrosphingosine reductase codes for MWLLIAVAIIAILFIISGLLKGNSRRNLQKQHVVVTGGSSGIGKAVAIEAARLGANVTIIARDVQKLEAAQREVVDSCIDKENQVIRYLSLDISGCDESMRSHIEKLENDLGPIYMLVNCAGYSACTKFEDISIKDVKSMMDVNFFGTYCVTSAVVPLMKKRRSGIVVLVGSQASLLGIFGYAAYSSTKFALRGLAESLHMEVCPYKMSVTLALPPDTDTPGFALEEQGKLEETRLVCNSAGLFKPDVVAKQLIQDALCGKFYSTVGFESFMMKTLCAGMTPFYSVGELIIQAMLMGIFRIIGQFYMYSFHNIVKNCAKLKDDSKKAE; via the exons ATGTGGCTGTTGATTGCTGTTGCCATAATTGCTATATTATTCATAATTAGTGGTCTGTTGAAAGGAAACTCGCGGCGTAATCTCCAAAAGCAGCATGTGGTT GTTACTGGAGGTTCAAGTGGAATCGGCAAAGCCGTGGCAATTGAAGCAGCCAGACTTGGTGCTAATGTCACCATAATCGCAAGAGACGTGCAGAAATTGGAGGCGGCTCAGAGAGAAGTTGTGGATAGCTGTATCGACAAGGAAAACCAGGTCATTCGGTATTTATCTT tgGACATTAGCGGTTGTGATGAAAGCATGCGTTCTCATATTGAGAAACTTGAAAATGACTTGGGACCAATATATATGCTGGTGAACTGTGCCGGTTATTCAGCATGTACAAAATTTGAGGACATTAGTATTAAGGATGTTAAG AGTATGATGGATGTGAACTTCTTTGGGACATACTGTGTCACAAGTGCAGTTGTGCCTTtgatgaagaagaggaggagTGGGATAGTGGTCTTGGTTGGTTCTCAAGCTTCCTTGCTTGGCATATTTGGCTATGCAGCCTACAGCAGCACTAAATTTGCTTTGCGTGGGTTGGCTGAATCATTGCACATGGAG GTGTGCCCTTACAAGATGTCTGTTACTTTGGCTCTTCCACCTGACACAGACACGCCTGGTTTTGCGCTTGAGGAGCAAGGAAAACTTGAGGAAACAAGGCTGGTGTGTAATTCAGCTGGCCTCTTTAAACCAGATGTTGTGGCTAAACAGCTCATTCAAGATGCATTG TGTGGAAAATTCTATAGTACTGTTGGATTTGAAAGTTTTATGATGAAAACATTATGTGCTGGGATGACACCATTTTACTCCGTTGGGGAATTAATCATCCAG GCTATGCTGATGGGAATTTTCAGGATAATTGGGCAGTTCTATATGTATTCCTTCCATAACATTGTGAAAAACTGTGCTAAATTGAAAGATGACTCTAAGAAAGCTGAGTGA